GTCGGAGTCGCGGGAGAAGCGAGGGGACCTGACGGGTGCACTGGCGCTCGCGGAGCAGCTCCTCTCCATGGACCCGTATTCAGAAGAAGCGTGGCGCCGGCTGATGCGGCTGCACTACGTGGCGGGCGACCGCATGGCCGCGCTCAACGCCTTCGAGCGGTGCCGCCGCCTGCTGCGCGAGGAGTTGGACACCACGCCGCTGCCGCAGACGGTGGCCCTGGCGCGCGAAATCGAGCGGGGCCCGCCCGCCCCCAGGCAGGTGCCCCCACCCACGAGCCGGCTGCCCCTCTCCGTGCTCCGGCCACCGGTCCTGGTGGGCCGCGAGCGCGAGTGGGCGCGGATGGAGGCTGCCTGGGAGGCGGGGCAGACCATCTTCATCGCTGGCGAGCCGGGCGTGGGCAAGACGCGCCTGGCCCATGACTTCGCGGCGTCGCGGGGTAACTACCTGCTGCTGGAGGCGCGGCCCGGCGAACAGAGCGTGCCCTACGCCTCGCACGTGCGGCTGGTGCGGCAGATGCTGGCCCGGGTCCCCGACCCGGACCTGCCACGCTGGGTGCGGCGCGAGCTGGCGCGCCTGCTGCCGGACCAGGCCGGGCAGGAAGGCCTGCCCCCGCCCATGGCGGACGAGGCCGACCGCAGCCGCTTCCTGGAAGCGCAGTGCCAGCTCGTCTACCAGCTCGCGGCCAGCGTGGACGCCATGGTGGCCGACGACCTCCAGTTCATGGACAGCGCCACCGCGGAGTTCGCGGTGCTGATGCTGTCGCGCCGCCACGCGCCCGAGCCCGGCGGCCGGTTCCCGCGCTTCATCGACACCTACCGGACGGATGAGCTGTCGCCCCAGGCCACCGTCTTCGTCCAGCAGTTGGTGACCGCGGGGCTGGCCATCCTGGTGGAGTTGCAGCCACTGGGCTCCTCGGCGGTGGGCGCGCTGCTCCAGAGCCTGGAGCTTCCCGGCGCGGAGAAACTGGTGCAGGACGTGACGCGGCACACCGGCGGCAACCCGCTCTTCATCACCGAGACGCTGAAGTACCTGCTGGAGACCGGCGGCCTGGAACGCGGCTGGCCCGAACACGTCCCCGCCTCCGGCCGGGGCCAGCAGCTCATCCAGCAGCGGCTGGAGCGGCTGTCCCCCTCCGCGCTGCTGGTGGCCCGGCTGGCGGCACTGGCCAAGACGGACTTCACGCTGGAGCTGGCCAGCGAGGTGCTGGAGATGAACCCGCTGGCGCTCGTCACGCACGTGGCGGAGCTGGAAGGCGCGCAGATTCTGAGGGGCGAGCGCTTCACCAATGACTTGCTCTTCGAGGTGGTGCGCCAGGGCGTCCCCGGCGCGCTGGGCACGCTGCTCCACCGCCGGCTCGCCGTGGCCCTGGAGCAGCGCGGCGCCGCGCCCGTCGTCGTGGCCCAGCACTGGCTGGACGGCCACGAGCCTCGCCGCGCGGCCCCCTTCCTCGTCTCCGCCGCCAACGCGGAGGCCGCCGCCCTGCGCCACCTGGAGGCCGCCCTGCTCTACCACCGAGCCGCCGCGCTGCTGGACGAGACGGGCAACGCCGACGAAGCGGCGCTCGTGCGAGGCCGCGTGCGCAACATCCCCTCCGCGTAGCCTGCTCGGCTCGGCGAGGTGCCGCCGTCACCTCGCGCGCCACACCCAGGAAGGCATTCAGGGCGTTGAGCGGCGCCAAGGCCATTGTGAAGACTTTCTAATCAGCGCGTCCCGATTTCACCTGTGACGCGCGAGCGAGAGCAGACGCATATTCCGTTCCGTCGAGCAGCGACAACAACACCCCAAGGCCAGGAGAGCACCTCTCATGATTCCCGTTCGCGGCTATGCCGCCCAGGACGCCAAGTCCCCCCTCGCCCCGTTCCAGTTCGAGCGCCGCGAGCCCGGCCCCAGCGACGTGCAGATTGAAATCCTCTACTGCGGCGTCTGCCACTCCGACCTGCACCAGGCGCGCGACGAATGGGGCGGCTCCCTGTACCCCATGGTTCCAGGCCACGAAATCATCGGCCGCGTGGTCCGCGTCGGGGACCAGGTGACGAAGGTCAAGGTCGGTGACATGGCCGGCGTCGGCTGCATGGTCGACTCCTGCCGCACCTGCCCCAGCTGCCAGGAAGGCCTGGAGCAGTACTGCGAGAAGGGCAACGTCCAGACGTACAACGCCAAGGCGAAGGACGGGAAGACGCTCAACCAGGGCGGCTACAGCGAGGCCATCGTCGTGGACGAGGCCTTCACGCTGAAGATTCCGGAG
The Myxococcus virescens DNA segment above includes these coding regions:
- a CDS encoding BTAD domain-containing putative transcriptional regulator encodes the protein MAADGLVNTQRFRLELLGEARLRVGDTRIPLERRTAAVLAWLALEGPHPKYRLAGLLWAESGEATARNNMRQLLRRLRLACGAELVQGTDVLSLCEGVVSDAAELQAHVLEGRYAEALALEGVLLGVLEYEDCSEFQTWLEGARERLDKLRRRAAVAESESREKRGDLTGALALAEQLLSMDPYSEEAWRRLMRLHYVAGDRMAALNAFERCRRLLREELDTTPLPQTVALAREIERGPPAPRQVPPPTSRLPLSVLRPPVLVGREREWARMEAAWEAGQTIFIAGEPGVGKTRLAHDFAASRGNYLLLEARPGEQSVPYASHVRLVRQMLARVPDPDLPRWVRRELARLLPDQAGQEGLPPPMADEADRSRFLEAQCQLVYQLAASVDAMVADDLQFMDSATAEFAVLMLSRRHAPEPGGRFPRFIDTYRTDELSPQATVFVQQLVTAGLAILVELQPLGSSAVGALLQSLELPGAEKLVQDVTRHTGGNPLFITETLKYLLETGGLERGWPEHVPASGRGQQLIQQRLERLSPSALLVARLAALAKTDFTLELASEVLEMNPLALVTHVAELEGAQILRGERFTNDLLFEVVRQGVPGALGTLLHRRLAVALEQRGAAPVVVAQHWLDGHEPRRAAPFLVSAANAEAAALRHLEAALLYHRAAALLDETGNADEAALVRGRVRNIPSA